Proteins found in one Vagococcus carniphilus genomic segment:
- a CDS encoding GNAT family N-acetyltransferase: MIKKVTDRKYLEQIHELGSYAFNSNHTKEQRDIYLKKNESIDNYVDEVDGQVTSQIVGYPYQVTINGQVMGMSGIGDVATYPEARGTGSIRLLFEAIFNDLHEKGTELSYLAPFSQTFYRKFGYENIFDYDEIRIPKETIVQIKPEKTGSIKRVSWENKEAQETIKELYRKTLGTHNGSLVREDYWWDFVLTFNQGRRLAIAYDDQKQACGYIVYGLIGASEFMIYEMSYTNLFGLKKLMTFVSSHSGSFDEFVSTNLPDPKILELFTETQNIVRKTHSSMMARIVNFKEFIEKFNFKSSPKKEIVYLEVNDSTCSWNNGIFKLSIVNGKSTCEKIDPSNEAMIHYSGSIQRWTQIFMGRVTFEEAQWLNLIDSKNENTNFSELFSPSTPRLYDYF; encoded by the coding sequence ATGATAAAAAAAGTAACAGACAGAAAGTACTTGGAACAAATACATGAATTAGGAAGCTATGCTTTTAATTCAAATCATACTAAAGAACAACGTGATATTTATTTAAAGAAAAATGAATCTATTGATAATTATGTGGATGAAGTCGATGGGCAGGTGACAAGTCAAATTGTTGGCTATCCGTATCAGGTAACAATCAATGGCCAAGTAATGGGAATGTCAGGTATTGGAGATGTAGCAACTTATCCTGAAGCACGAGGCACAGGAAGTATTAGATTACTTTTTGAAGCTATCTTTAATGACTTACATGAAAAAGGAACAGAGCTTTCTTATCTAGCTCCCTTTTCTCAAACTTTTTACCGAAAATTTGGCTACGAAAATATCTTTGATTATGATGAGATAAGGATTCCAAAAGAGACAATTGTACAAATTAAACCAGAAAAAACAGGTAGCATCAAACGTGTTTCATGGGAAAATAAAGAGGCTCAAGAAACCATTAAAGAATTATATCGCAAGACATTAGGTACGCATAATGGAAGTTTGGTTCGGGAAGATTATTGGTGGGATTTTGTGTTAACTTTTAATCAAGGAAGAAGACTAGCTATTGCTTATGATGACCAAAAGCAAGCATGTGGTTACATTGTTTATGGCTTAATTGGGGCATCAGAATTTATGATTTATGAGATGAGCTATACAAATCTTTTTGGTTTAAAAAAATTAATGACATTTGTTTCTTCCCATAGTGGAAGTTTTGATGAGTTCGTCTCAACTAATCTGCCGGATCCAAAAATATTAGAACTTTTTACTGAAACACAAAATATTGTTAGAAAAACTCATAGCAGTATGATGGCAAGAATTGTTAATTTTAAAGAATTTATTGAAAAATTTAATTTTAAATCTAGTCCAAAGAAAGAAATTGTTTATTTAGAAGTTAATGACAGCACATGCTCATGGAATAATGGTATTTTTAAGTTAAGCATTGTTAATGGAAAATCAACTTGTGAGAAAATAGATCCATCTAATGAAGCAATGATTCATTATAGTGGCAGCATTCAAAGATGGACACAGATTTTTATGGGAAGAGTGACATTTGAAGAGGCTCAATGGCTTAATTTGATTGACTCTAAAAATGAAAATACCAATTTCTCAGAATTATTCTCACCTAGTACACCACGCTTGTACGACTATTTTTAA
- a CDS encoding TetR/AcrR family transcriptional regulator, with the protein MSKKFSESDLKEIKKKLQEACLESWKIRGYKQTNIPLLTKTVGISSGAFYLIYKRKEDLFLEVLENVQDNLLMTWSKFIEEENQKIEGFKKGLQWLFHEFQTFPNLYDMNSAEYDLFLAKLPTDKIEELKQKSAELFEQAISQANLKLLLPEDEVMNIIHSILFLSLVDRDTLQGTEKTFNFLLDHTLYDLFEEGKK; encoded by the coding sequence ATGTCAAAAAAATTCTCAGAGTCTGATTTAAAAGAAATAAAAAAGAAACTTCAAGAAGCGTGTTTGGAAAGCTGGAAAATAAGAGGATACAAACAAACTAATATTCCTTTACTAACTAAAACAGTTGGTATTTCTTCGGGTGCTTTTTATTTAATATATAAAAGAAAAGAAGATTTGTTCTTAGAGGTCTTAGAAAATGTACAAGATAACTTGTTGATGACTTGGTCTAAGTTTATTGAAGAAGAAAATCAAAAAATAGAAGGCTTTAAAAAAGGATTACAATGGCTATTTCATGAATTCCAAACATTTCCCAATTTGTACGACATGAATAGTGCGGAATATGATTTGTTTTTAGCGAAATTACCGACAGACAAAATAGAGGAATTAAAACAAAAAAGTGCAGAGTTATTTGAGCAGGCAATTAGTCAAGCGAATCTTAAGTTACTTTTACCTGAAGATGAGGTAATGAATATCATCCATTCAATTCTATTTTTATCCTTAGTTGATCGAGATACACTACAAGGAACAGAAAAAACATTTAATTTTTTATTGGATCACACACTTTATGATTTATTTGAGGAGGGGAAAAAATAA
- a CDS encoding GNAT family N-acetyltransferase gives MIRRVTERQEIEETRQLASYAFNANHTDTQKEEFLIKGQFIDNYVEEINGRVTSQVINHPYEVMINGQVMTSAGIVDVASYPERRGTGSITRLFEYAFKDLYERGTELSYLAPFSQPFYRKFGYEMIFDIEETYIPTHVIQQVKQEKKGYMERVFWEDEEAQKIIKALYRKTLGSQNGSLLREDYWWDFEFKYFEGKRLAIAYDDNDVPCGYINYSLIGFSEFKINELAYTNMFALRKLMTFVSSHSGSFPMFVAKNIDVKMVSELFTETIEVRRKKQTDMMARILDFERFIGKFKFRDVSTKYSLYLEVNDANCPWNDGMFKVEIENGQANCQKVEEGKADYSGTIQRWTQVFLGKHTVEEAIWAEFLEFNGEKEVLSDLIEPNTPHLYDHF, from the coding sequence ATGATAAGAAGAGTAACAGAACGTCAAGAAATTGAGGAAACACGTCAATTAGCTAGTTATGCATTTAACGCGAATCACACAGATACACAAAAAGAGGAGTTTTTAATTAAGGGACAGTTTATTGATAATTATGTAGAAGAAATTAACGGGAGAGTTACCAGTCAAGTGATTAATCATCCTTATGAAGTAATGATTAATGGACAAGTCATGACTTCAGCAGGGATTGTTGATGTGGCAAGTTATCCAGAACGAAGGGGAACAGGTAGTATTACGCGTTTATTTGAATACGCTTTCAAAGATTTGTATGAAAGAGGAACTGAACTGTCTTATTTAGCCCCTTTCTCGCAACCCTTTTATCGAAAATTTGGCTATGAGATGATCTTTGATATTGAAGAAACATATATTCCAACGCATGTTATTCAACAAGTTAAGCAAGAGAAAAAAGGATACATGGAACGTGTTTTCTGGGAAGATGAAGAAGCACAAAAAATAATAAAAGCGCTTTATCGCAAAACGCTAGGGAGTCAAAATGGAAGTTTGCTTAGAGAGGATTATTGGTGGGACTTTGAGTTCAAATATTTTGAAGGTAAAAGATTAGCCATTGCTTATGATGATAATGATGTTCCTTGTGGCTATATTAATTATAGTTTAATAGGTTTTTCTGAATTTAAAATTAATGAATTAGCCTACACTAATATGTTTGCACTTAGAAAATTAATGACGTTTGTCTCTTCTCATAGTGGTAGTTTCCCGATGTTTGTTGCCAAAAATATTGATGTCAAAATGGTGTCTGAATTATTCACTGAAACCATTGAAGTCAGAAGAAAGAAACAAACAGATATGATGGCAAGAATTCTTGATTTTGAGCGTTTTATCGGAAAATTTAAGTTTAGAGATGTGTCTACAAAATATAGTCTTTATCTAGAAGTTAATGATGCGAATTGTCCTTGGAACGACGGTATGTTTAAAGTAGAGATTGAGAATGGCCAAGCAAACTGTCAAAAAGTAGAGGAAGGAAAAGCAGATTACAGCGGAACTATTCAGAGATGGACGCAAGTATTTTTAGGCAAACACACTGTTGAGGAAGCTATTTGGGCTGAATTTCTTGAGTTTAACGGGGAGAAAGAAGTATTATCTGATTTGATTGAACCAAATACACCGCATTTATATGATCATTTCTAG
- a CDS encoding NusG domain II-containing protein, with the protein MIWKELKKQWRFMDGVVIICLIILSFAPLVVFSLNQTDEATKEGNIAIISIDGKEVDRFELNEKTKHKEKTYYPGKDKYNIIEMEGTKIRVKEDNSPDQIAVRTGWISKPGQTSICLPHKLVIEIVSNEPVDEEDDMIITY; encoded by the coding sequence ATGATATGGAAAGAACTTAAAAAGCAGTGGCGATTTATGGATGGTGTGGTCATTATCTGTCTGATAATTTTGTCATTTGCTCCTCTTGTTGTTTTTTCATTGAATCAAACAGATGAAGCAACTAAAGAAGGCAACATTGCTATCATTTCGATTGATGGTAAAGAAGTTGATCGTTTTGAATTGAATGAAAAAACAAAACACAAAGAAAAAACCTATTATCCAGGTAAGGATAAATATAATATAATTGAAATGGAAGGCACGAAGATTCGGGTAAAAGAAGATAATAGCCCTGATCAAATAGCCGTTCGAACGGGTTGGATTAGTAAACCAGGCCAAACAAGTATTTGTTTGCCTCACAAACTAGTAATTGAGATAGTTTCTAATGAACCAGTTGATGAAGAAGATGACATGATTATTACTTATTAG
- a CDS encoding rhodanese-related sulfurtransferase, whose translation MSKYQVLLYYLYVPLENPEEFAKEHLAFCQSINLKGRILVANEGINGTLSGLTEDTEKYIAHMRADERFKDIFFKIDPSEEQAFKKMFVRPRPELVSLSLEDDIDPLELTGAYLSPKEFKEAILDEDTVVIDARNDYEYDLGHFKGAVRPDIRSFRELPQWIRDNKEEFMDKRVVTYCTGGIRCEKFSGWLVREGFKDVGQLHGGIATYGRDPEVQGELWDGAMYVFDERISVPINHVNPVIVGKDWFDGTPSERYVNCANPECNRQILCSEENEHKYLRGCSHNCRVHERNRYVVENNLSLTDWQERVEALGETFKELVK comes from the coding sequence TTGTCAAAATATCAAGTTTTATTATATTATTTATATGTTCCATTAGAAAACCCTGAAGAATTTGCTAAAGAACATTTAGCTTTTTGCCAATCGATTAATTTAAAAGGTCGTATTTTAGTTGCTAATGAAGGAATTAACGGAACTTTATCTGGCTTAACAGAAGATACCGAAAAATACATTGCTCATATGCGAGCAGATGAACGCTTCAAAGATATTTTCTTTAAAATAGATCCATCTGAGGAACAAGCTTTCAAAAAAATGTTTGTCAGACCTCGCCCTGAACTCGTTTCCTTATCCTTAGAAGATGATATTGATCCGTTAGAGTTAACTGGAGCTTATCTATCTCCTAAAGAATTTAAGGAAGCAATTCTAGATGAAGATACTGTGGTTATCGATGCTAGAAATGATTACGAATATGATTTAGGTCATTTTAAAGGTGCTGTTCGTCCTGATATTCGTTCTTTTAGAGAATTACCTCAATGGATTCGTGACAACAAAGAAGAATTCATGGACAAACGAGTTGTTACCTACTGTACTGGTGGTATTCGTTGTGAAAAATTCTCTGGTTGGCTAGTTCGTGAAGGCTTTAAAGATGTGGGACAACTTCACGGCGGGATTGCTACTTATGGTAGAGATCCTGAAGTTCAAGGTGAATTATGGGACGGAGCTATGTATGTCTTTGACGAGCGAATCAGCGTTCCTATCAATCACGTTAATCCCGTTATCGTTGGAAAAGACTGGTTTGATGGTACACCCTCAGAGCGCTACGTTAATTGCGCTAACCCAGAGTGTAACAGACAAATTTTATGTTCTGAAGAAAATGAACATAAATACCTTCGTGGTTGCTCTCATAACTGTCGCGTTCATGAACGTAATCGTTATGTGGTTGAAAATAATCTTTCTTTAACAGATTGGCAAGAACGTGTAGAAGCTCTTGGAGAAACTTTTAAAGAATTAGTCAAATAG
- a CDS encoding metallophosphoesterase, with protein MGRLGIMSDLHVDINKLGQFELELLTDLLHEKKITHLHLAGDTANQVAFLLDTLSFIESKGIPATFNFGNHELPSIKKTIEMEDYPDSRFLNHSHKELNNQLVLLGVNGWYDYSFALEKDYDKIVASKNLYWYDRIIERPLNDPDTLVSILKELKYSLDDLKNAGKQVIVATHFVPKQEFVRYFDGEYERWNQINAFLGAKATGELFETYDNIQRVVFGHTHRRIDNQVINGISYSARPLGYFYEWHLTKDFMLENKLMTSFNPYKVRRILRNQQDEFNEYRAKHLKKEFSDALTIIDY; from the coding sequence TATGAGTGATTTACATGTTGATATAAATAAATTAGGTCAATTTGAGTTAGAGCTTTTAACTGATCTTTTACATGAGAAAAAAATAACTCATCTTCATTTAGCAGGAGATACTGCAAATCAAGTAGCCTTTCTTTTAGATACACTTTCCTTTATTGAAAGTAAAGGAATACCAGCTACGTTTAATTTTGGTAACCATGAATTGCCTAGCATAAAAAAGACGATTGAAATGGAAGATTATCCTGATTCTCGGTTTCTTAATCACTCTCATAAAGAACTCAACAACCAACTTGTTTTACTAGGTGTTAACGGGTGGTACGACTACAGTTTTGCCCTAGAAAAAGACTATGACAAAATTGTAGCCTCTAAAAATCTATACTGGTATGACCGAATCATTGAACGACCATTAAATGATCCTGATACGTTGGTATCTATTTTAAAAGAACTTAAATACAGTTTAGATGACTTAAAAAATGCGGGTAAACAAGTAATTGTAGCAACTCATTTTGTTCCTAAACAAGAATTTGTCCGCTATTTTGATGGAGAATATGAGAGATGGAATCAAATTAATGCTTTTTTAGGTGCTAAAGCAACAGGAGAACTGTTTGAGACTTATGACAATATTCAACGAGTTGTCTTTGGACATACCCATCGTCGGATAGATAATCAAGTGATTAATGGGATTTCTTACTCAGCTCGTCCTCTAGGTTATTTCTATGAGTGGCATCTTACTAAAGATTTCATGCTCGAAAATAAATTGATGACTTCTTTTAATCCTTACAAAGTACGACGAATTTTAAGAAATCAACAAGATGAATTTAATGAATATCGAGCTAAACACTTAAAAAAAGAGTTTAGCGATGCTTTAACTATTATTGATTACTAA